In Bacteroidota bacterium, a single genomic region encodes these proteins:
- a CDS encoding T9SS type A sorting domain-containing protein, which translates to MKTSVRISFLVLFILFCNSKAKGQLNYSFIASSLGSYTYNNAPTQIMGPLVDEALSAPVPIGFTFVYGGTNYTQLRVSSNGWMTFDLANTLTYPLNDLSSAPVRTVLAPLWDDLRTSTIGNVNYQLVPDPNAVGKNIFSLEWKLMNWNHTSNQDVISMQVKLYENGNYIEFIYRSEGFNPIKGSASIGISGSCLEDYYALDDVSLNPIVLKTNENNLIDIKPQSAQVYTFSPIVNMLPTNDLCASARVIPYNIAFCTTTSGTLIGATATGSPAAPACWSPASSENDVWYFVTKPAGQTTMLVSVDNIVSSCSPFSTELAVYSGTCAALSLVGCASTGGNLNTQNAVLTLAGLPAAATGYYIRVEGDALTTGNFQICVKSTNDECNGATLLTPNYTCNYFYTTSVGSTNSTTTPIPTIASGYSASSLDVWFKFIATSNYLIVDTKDLTMLDGAIAIYRGADCLSLDALTPTTFPNPNPFDDNLSNNGKMPRIVRNDFIVGVTYFVRLWANTVPLSGTFGICVSERKYCSFNAADTCTFAPTIGLGTFCGDNTQSRITQVANPLFPVDTQDPIAPMYCTTPLSSNPTIDNVVYYRFLTNAAGGNVVLNVYNQVCMKDFGLQVALFKPTVPCAGGANWGKALSPCYNSLKDLSNDKESDPKPFSLSFTALLPNTFYYLLFDGSSIDKCTWDLTLTGSVTLPIELLQFKGVNKGDYNLITWTTKTEINNDYFTVERSSNAQDFEPLFRINGGGNTNYEINYSIKDFDPIDGVNYYRLRQTDFNGEYHYSDVISVNSESNNVLQITSVFPNPAENLININIFAQKEITAEFLIYDLYGKMLTTKQILLQEGENSLQQELNEYTPGLYFITIQVPQKNKQYNSKFLKMR; encoded by the coding sequence GTGAAAACAAGTGTAAGAATTTCTTTTTTAGTACTTTTCATTTTGTTTTGTAATTCCAAAGCAAAAGGGCAACTCAATTATAGCTTTATTGCCTCGTCTCTTGGCTCTTATACCTACAACAACGCACCCACCCAAATTATGGGTCCGCTGGTGGATGAAGCTTTGTCTGCGCCTGTTCCAATTGGGTTTACATTTGTGTATGGTGGAACAAATTATACGCAATTAAGAGTTTCTTCTAACGGTTGGATGACGTTTGATTTAGCAAATACTTTAACTTATCCACTCAACGATTTATCAAGTGCTCCTGTGCGTACTGTGTTAGCGCCACTATGGGACGATTTGAGAACCAGCACCATTGGAAATGTAAATTATCAGTTGGTTCCAGATCCAAATGCAGTGGGCAAGAATATTTTTTCGCTCGAGTGGAAATTGATGAATTGGAACCATACCTCCAATCAAGATGTTATTTCGATGCAAGTAAAACTTTATGAAAATGGAAATTATATCGAGTTTATCTATCGGTCTGAAGGATTTAATCCCATTAAAGGATCAGCATCTATAGGTATTAGCGGGTCGTGTCTCGAAGATTACTATGCCCTCGATGATGTTAGTCTTAATCCAATTGTTTTAAAAACAAATGAAAATAATTTAATTGATATAAAGCCTCAATCCGCTCAAGTTTACACATTTTCACCAATTGTAAACATGCTTCCAACCAACGACTTGTGTGCCAGCGCAAGAGTTATTCCTTACAATATTGCTTTTTGTACCACTACTTCCGGAACTTTAATTGGTGCTACAGCAACAGGTAGCCCCGCTGCACCTGCTTGTTGGTCGCCGGCAAGCAGCGAAAACGATGTGTGGTATTTTGTAACAAAACCTGCAGGGCAAACTACAATGTTGGTGAGTGTCGATAATATTGTTTCCAGCTGTAGTCCATTTTCCACTGAATTAGCTGTTTACAGTGGAACCTGTGCTGCTCTTTCGCTCGTTGGTTGTGCCTCCACCGGAGGAAATTTAAACACTCAAAATGCAGTACTAACTTTAGCAGGATTGCCAGCTGCTGCAACCGGTTATTACATCCGTGTGGAAGGTGATGCATTAACAACCGGCAACTTTCAAATTTGCGTTAAATCTACTAACGATGAGTGCAATGGTGCTACGCTGTTGACGCCCAACTATACCTGTAACTATTTTTATACCACATCTGTTGGGTCCACGAATTCCACAACTACTCCGATTCCTACTATTGCATCAGGTTATTCAGCTTCTTCGCTCGATGTGTGGTTTAAATTTATTGCAACATCCAATTACTTAATTGTGGACACCAAAGACTTAACCATGCTGGATGGAGCAATTGCAATCTACCGAGGAGCGGATTGCTTATCACTTGATGCGCTTACACCAACCACTTTTCCCAATCCCAACCCTTTCGACGATAACCTCAGCAACAATGGTAAAATGCCTCGAATTGTAAGGAATGATTTTATTGTGGGAGTAACTTATTTTGTTCGGCTATGGGCCAATACTGTTCCCCTCTCCGGCACTTTTGGTATTTGTGTTTCGGAGCGAAAATACTGCTCCTTTAATGCAGCAGATACTTGCACCTTTGCACCCACCATTGGTTTAGGAACATTTTGCGGCGACAATACGCAATCAAGAATTACACAGGTTGCAAATCCATTATTTCCGGTTGATACCCAAGACCCTATTGCACCAATGTACTGCACTACTCCATTGAGCAGCAATCCTACAATAGACAATGTAGTGTATTATCGCTTTCTTACGAATGCTGCCGGAGGAAATGTTGTATTAAATGTTTACAACCAAGTATGCATGAAAGATTTTGGTTTACAAGTGGCACTCTTTAAACCTACTGTTCCTTGTGCAGGTGGTGCCAATTGGGGCAAAGCGCTTAGTCCGTGCTACAACTCATTAAAGGATTTATCGAACGATAAAGAATCGGACCCTAAACCCTTTTCACTAAGTTTTACAGCATTGCTCCCAAACACATTTTACTATTTGCTTTTTGATGGATCGTCCATTGACAAATGTACATGGGACTTAACACTAACTGGGTCTGTAACACTTCCTATTGAATTACTTCAATTTAAAGGGGTGAATAAAGGCGATTACAATTTAATTACTTGGACCACAAAGACAGAAATAAATAACGATTATTTTACGGTTGAACGCAGTTCAAATGCACAAGACTTTGAGCCACTTTTTAGGATTAACGGTGGAGGAAATACAAACTATGAGATAAATTATTCCATTAAAGATTTTGATCCCATTGATGGCGTAAATTATTATCGTTTGCGACAAACCGATTTTAATGGAGAATATCATTATTCAGATGTTATTTCGGTGAACTCCGAAAGTAACAATGTGCTTCAAATTACATCCGTATTTCCCAACCCTGCCGAAAATTTAATCAACATCAATATTTTCGCGCAAAAGGAAATTACTGCCGAATTTTTGATTTATGATTTATATGGAAAAATGCTCACCACAAAACAAATTCTATTACAAGAAGGTGAAAATAGCTTGCAACAAGAACTAAACGAATACACACCGGGGCTTTATTTTATAACGATTCAAGTACCACAAAAAAACAAACAGTACAATTCCAAATTCTTGAAAATGCGCTAA
- a CDS encoding TerB family tellurite resistance protein gives MAKFGKWLGGGLGWAVGGPIGAIIGFALGSVLDDTKVVVNSGNFQNSTQVGDFSASLLVLAAAVMKADGAVLKAELEYVKKFFVKNFGLAHTQEQMLVLRELLKQDIPVKEVCTQIRQNMEHAARLQLVHFLFGVSSADGAVHKREVDVIAEIAGYLGVNSADFNSLKAMFFRDAESDYKILEIEKTATDEEVKKAYRRMAVKFHPDKVSHLGEDIQKDAKEKFQKVQAAYEHVKKERGMN, from the coding sequence ATGGCAAAGTTTGGTAAATGGTTGGGGGGCGGTTTGGGATGGGCTGTTGGTGGGCCTATTGGAGCAATTATAGGCTTCGCATTAGGTTCTGTATTAGACGACACAAAAGTAGTTGTAAATAGCGGAAATTTTCAGAATTCTACCCAAGTGGGTGATTTTAGTGCAAGTTTGCTTGTGCTTGCTGCAGCTGTGATGAAAGCGGATGGGGCGGTATTAAAAGCTGAATTGGAATATGTAAAGAAATTTTTTGTAAAGAACTTTGGTCTAGCACACACCCAAGAGCAAATGCTTGTGCTTCGTGAGCTGTTGAAGCAAGATATTCCTGTAAAGGAAGTGTGCACACAAATTCGTCAAAACATGGAGCACGCAGCGCGTTTGCAATTGGTGCATTTTTTATTTGGTGTATCCTCAGCTGATGGAGCTGTGCATAAAAGGGAAGTAGACGTGATTGCCGAAATTGCCGGGTATTTGGGTGTTAATTCCGCCGACTTTAATTCGTTAAAAGCAATGTTTTTTAGGGATGCAGAAAGCGATTATAAAATTCTTGAAATAGAAAAAACGGCAACAGACGAAGAGGTAAAAAAGGCGTATCGAAGAATGGCTGTAAAGTTTCATCCCGATAAGGTAAGTCACTTAGGCGAGGATATTCAAAAGGATGCGAAAGAGAAATTTCAAAAAGTGCAAGCTGCATATGAGCATGTAAAAAAGGAGCGCGGCATGAATTAG
- a CDS encoding DUF255 domain-containing protein has protein sequence MNRFLFCFLLFVGFYGSNYAQKRDVSRAAIHWLSFQEAVELNKTAPKKIFVDLYTEWCGWCKKLDATTYQEKDIISYLNEHYYAVRMDAEMKDTILFDGRTFVNPDPAKSRSTHELANALLGGKLSYPTLVYLDETLNMLSQVPGYMSAESLLPVLTYFGENNQGKIAWEEYQKNYSKSK, from the coding sequence ATGAATAGGTTTTTGTTTTGTTTCTTGCTTTTCGTAGGATTTTATGGGAGTAATTATGCACAAAAAAGGGATGTTTCCAGGGCTGCAATTCATTGGCTCAGTTTTCAAGAGGCAGTGGAATTAAATAAAACAGCTCCAAAGAAAATTTTTGTGGATTTATATACCGAATGGTGCGGATGGTGCAAGAAGTTGGATGCAACCACTTATCAGGAAAAGGATATTATTAGCTATTTGAATGAACATTATTATGCCGTTAGAATGGATGCCGAAATGAAAGATACCATTTTGTTTGATGGTAGAACATTTGTAAATCCTGATCCGGCAAAATCACGCAGTACACACGAGTTGGCGAATGCGCTTTTAGGAGGTAAACTTTCATATCCTACATTAGTGTATTTAGATGAAACTCTGAATATGTTGAGCCAAGTACCAGGCTATATGTCGGCTGAAAGTTTATTACCGGTACTGACTTATTTTGGTGAGAATAATCAAGGAAAAATAGCTTGGGAAGAATACCAAAAAAACTATTCGAAGAGTAAATGA
- a CDS encoding C40 family peptidase, translated as MFGICNLSVVPCRAEASDRSEMVTQLLFGERFKILEEGSNWIRIKISWDGYECWIGSKQYLPLSGVAYMELEKAATINSFELVQVISSGNSAHMLPILLGSTLPNYKNKTFSIEKSHYTYDGLTTEKATLKSRAALIENAFLYLNAPYLWGGRNPFGIDCSGFTQMVFMLNGMKLRRDAFQQAEEGETLSFLEEAEEGDLAFFDNEDGKIIHVGIILKDNRIIHASGKVRIDSIDHEGIFNAEIQKYSHRLRLIKRIL; from the coding sequence ATGTTCGGAATTTGTAACCTAAGTGTAGTACCTTGCAGAGCAGAAGCATCTGACAGGAGTGAGATGGTGACACAACTTTTGTTTGGCGAGCGCTTTAAAATTTTGGAAGAAGGTTCTAACTGGATACGAATAAAAATCAGTTGGGACGGCTATGAATGTTGGATTGGATCAAAGCAATATCTGCCATTATCCGGTGTTGCGTATATGGAATTGGAAAAGGCCGCTACTATAAACTCTTTTGAATTGGTTCAAGTTATTTCATCCGGCAACAGCGCTCACATGTTGCCCATTTTGTTGGGAAGCACCTTGCCAAATTACAAGAATAAAACTTTTTCAATTGAGAAAAGCCACTATACTTATGATGGTTTGACAACCGAAAAGGCAACTTTAAAATCGCGTGCCGCCCTCATCGAAAATGCTTTTTTATATTTGAATGCGCCTTATCTCTGGGGAGGCAGAAACCCTTTTGGCATTGACTGTTCAGGGTTTACTCAAATGGTGTTTATGTTGAATGGGATGAAATTAAGAAGGGATGCTTTTCAACAGGCCGAAGAAGGTGAAACACTCAGTTTTTTGGAAGAAGCAGAAGAGGGTGATCTCGCATTTTTTGATAATGAAGATGGCAAAATTATTCATGTTGGTATAATTTTAAAAGACAATAGAATTATTCATGCTAGTGGAAAAGTGCGCATCGACAGTATTGATCATGAAGGTATTTTTAATGCAGAAATACAAAAGTACTCACACCGACTCCGACTTATAAAACGCATTTTGTAA
- a CDS encoding four helix bundle protein, which produces MATVVKFEDLEVWRLARLLCNEVYILTESVSFEKDYKLRGQINGASGSIMDNIAEGFERDGKTEFRQFLSIAKGSCGEVPSQLYRAIDRNHITQEQFESVKKQSEELSKKLANFIKYLNSSEIKGLKFKL; this is translated from the coding sequence ATGGCAACGGTTGTTAAGTTTGAAGACTTGGAAGTTTGGCGATTAGCTAGGCTTCTTTGTAATGAAGTTTATATTTTGACAGAGTCTGTAAGTTTTGAAAAGGATTATAAATTAAGAGGACAAATTAATGGTGCATCAGGTTCAATAATGGATAATATCGCTGAAGGCTTTGAACGCGACGGCAAAACTGAATTTCGACAATTTTTAAGTATTGCAAAGGGTTCCTGTGGTGAAGTACCTTCTCAATTATACCGTGCGATAGATCGGAATCATATAACTCAAGAGCAGTTTGAATCAGTTAAAAAGCAATCCGAAGAGTTAAGTAAGAAATTAGCTAATTTTATTAAGTATCTCAATTCATCGGAAATCAAAGGATTAAAATTCAAATTATAA
- a CDS encoding acetyl-CoA C-acyltransferase has protein sequence MKEVYIVSAVRTPMGSFGGSLASVSATRLGAAAIKGAVTKAGIKPEDVTEVFMGNVLQANVGQAPARQAAIFAGLSNTVICTTVNKVCASGMKAIMLGAQSIMLGDNDIVVAGGMESMSQVPFYSDSLRWGNKYGNASLIDGLAKDGLTDVYHNYPMGNAAELCAKECKLSREEQDAYAIESYKRSAAAWAKGNFKEEVIGVEIPQRKGDPLMVIHDEEYKNVKFEKIPELKPVFQKDGTVTAANASTMNDGAAALVLMSKEKAEQLGIKPIAIIRGFADAAQAPEWFTTAPSKAIPKAIQKAGLKQSDISFYEINEAFAAVSLANNKEMGLDVSRVNVNGGAVSLGHPLGCSGARIIVTLIHVLKQNNAKYGAAGICNGGGGASAMVIEAI, from the coding sequence ATGAAAGAAGTTTATATCGTTTCTGCAGTAAGAACGCCAATGGGAAGCTTTGGTGGTAGTTTAGCAAGTGTATCGGCAACACGATTAGGTGCAGCAGCTATAAAAGGCGCAGTTACAAAGGCCGGAATTAAGCCCGAAGATGTTACAGAAGTATTTATGGGAAATGTGTTGCAAGCAAATGTTGGGCAAGCACCGGCTCGACAGGCAGCTATTTTTGCCGGTTTATCCAATACTGTAATTTGTACCACTGTGAACAAGGTGTGTGCTTCAGGAATGAAAGCCATCATGTTGGGCGCACAATCCATTATGTTGGGCGATAACGATATTGTTGTTGCAGGTGGTATGGAAAGCATGAGTCAGGTACCTTTTTATTCGGATTCGTTGCGTTGGGGAAATAAGTATGGTAATGCCAGCTTAATTGATGGTTTGGCAAAGGATGGACTTACCGATGTTTACCACAACTATCCAATGGGGAACGCAGCAGAATTGTGTGCAAAAGAATGCAAGTTAAGCCGCGAAGAGCAAGATGCATATGCAATTGAATCTTATAAGCGCTCAGCAGCAGCGTGGGCGAAAGGTAATTTTAAAGAAGAAGTTATCGGTGTTGAAATTCCTCAACGTAAAGGAGATCCATTAATGGTGATACACGATGAGGAATATAAAAACGTAAAATTTGAAAAGATACCGGAGTTAAAGCCTGTCTTTCAAAAGGATGGCACAGTTACGGCTGCCAATGCTTCAACCATGAACGATGGTGCTGCTGCTTTGGTATTGATGAGCAAAGAAAAGGCGGAACAATTGGGGATTAAGCCAATTGCCATCATTCGCGGATTTGCAGATGCAGCTCAAGCACCAGAGTGGTTTACTACCGCACCATCCAAAGCGATTCCAAAAGCCATTCAAAAGGCAGGATTAAAACAAAGTGACATTTCGTTTTACGAAATAAATGAAGCTTTTGCTGCCGTATCGTTGGCAAACAATAAAGAAATGGGATTAGATGTATCACGCGTGAACGTGAACGGTGGTGCAGTTTCATTGGGACATCCGCTAGGATGCTCCGGTGCACGAATTATTGTTACACTAATTCATGTACTCAAACAAAACAATGCAAAATACGGTGCCGCCGGAATATGCAACGGTGGAGGAGGAGCCAGCGCAATGGTGATTGAAGCTATTTAA
- a CDS encoding HDIG domain-containing protein → MKKILSFFRDRHADLYKVFLVLISISFIVYLFPKEGKFKYEFQKGKPWLHEDLIAPFDFAINKLPEEVAAEQNEIIKNFKPYFKLDSSVFPQIVTDYPTEFEQRWSKLKNPKTSQRVNYTAGTELLNEIYQNGVIKLNDLIEHKPGDFSIFVLENNLANEVELKNLFSIQSAYNYAQKSLEKRNDVDRELILSLLEDLLKQNIFYDQKTSLKVKKDLFDNISLIRDMNQRGQRIISRGDMVDNEKFNILNSLKAEYLSQLGANSNFYFILSGQFILVGICLLMLFIFFYLFRKDIFEDNHRMTFIMLMVCLMVLMASLATRFSIFSIYLLPFCILPVMARTFFDTRVAMFTHLATCLIIGLHAPNPFEFVFIQLIGGIFAIFSIINLRKRAQLFFSVVIIFMAYTLSYVGISVIQEGKFTSIDWTIIAWFGASAGLTLFSYPLIYLFEKLFGFISDVSLMELADINSPLLRELALRAPGTFQHSLQVANLAEEAILAVGGSSLLVRTGALYHDIGKMEMPMYFIENQYTGVNPHDELSFEDSAKIITGHVHKGIEIAKKNNLPDALIDFIRTHHGTTKAQYFYVSFLKNFPGQEVDESIFQYPGPIPFSKETAVLMMADSVEAASRSLKKYDAEIIGELVEKVIDRQIEQQQFLNADITFKNINSIKKIFKKKLLNIHHLRIEYPK, encoded by the coding sequence ATGAAGAAAATACTTTCCTTTTTTCGCGACAGACATGCCGATTTATATAAGGTTTTTCTGGTGCTAATAAGTATTTCTTTTATCGTTTACCTCTTCCCAAAAGAAGGAAAATTCAAATACGAATTTCAAAAAGGAAAACCTTGGTTACACGAAGATTTAATTGCTCCTTTCGACTTTGCAATCAATAAACTTCCCGAAGAAGTTGCAGCAGAACAAAATGAAATCATTAAAAATTTTAAACCCTATTTTAAACTCGACAGCAGCGTTTTCCCGCAAATAGTAACTGATTATCCAACTGAATTTGAACAACGTTGGAGCAAATTAAAAAACCCTAAAACTAGCCAAAGGGTTAATTACACAGCAGGTACAGAATTGTTGAATGAAATTTATCAAAATGGGGTTATCAAACTCAACGACCTCATAGAGCACAAACCGGGTGATTTTTCAATTTTTGTTTTAGAAAATAATTTGGCGAATGAAGTGGAACTAAAAAACCTTTTTAGTATTCAATCTGCCTACAACTATGCACAAAAATCGCTCGAAAAAAGAAATGATGTTGATAGAGAACTTATTCTTTCCTTGCTAGAAGATTTATTGAAGCAAAATATTTTTTACGACCAAAAAACGAGTCTTAAAGTAAAAAAAGACTTGTTCGATAATATTTCACTTATACGTGATATGAATCAGAGAGGCCAACGCATCATTTCAAGAGGCGATATGGTCGACAATGAAAAATTCAACATCCTTAATTCTTTAAAAGCAGAGTACCTCTCACAATTAGGAGCCAACTCTAATTTTTATTTTATTCTATCCGGTCAATTTATTTTAGTTGGAATATGTCTGTTGATGTTATTCATCTTTTTCTACCTCTTTCGAAAAGATATTTTTGAAGACAATCACCGCATGACGTTCATAATGCTAATGGTTTGCTTGATGGTGCTCATGGCTTCACTTGCAACGCGCTTTAGCATCTTTAGTATCTACCTGCTTCCATTTTGTATTCTTCCGGTAATGGCGCGTACTTTTTTTGATACGCGTGTGGCGATGTTTACGCACCTAGCTACCTGTCTCATTATTGGACTGCATGCACCCAATCCCTTTGAATTTGTTTTTATTCAACTCATTGGTGGAATATTTGCCATTTTTAGCATTATCAATTTGAGAAAACGAGCGCAATTGTTTTTCTCGGTGGTAATTATTTTCATGGCCTACACGCTTTCTTATGTGGGGATTTCAGTCATTCAAGAAGGAAAATTTACAAGTATTGATTGGACTATCATCGCATGGTTTGGAGCAAGTGCAGGCCTAACCTTATTTTCCTATCCTTTAATCTATTTGTTCGAAAAATTGTTCGGTTTTATCTCGGATGTATCCTTGATGGAATTGGCGGATATTAATTCTCCACTATTACGCGAATTGGCTTTGCGTGCTCCCGGTACCTTTCAACATTCACTGCAAGTAGCAAATTTGGCCGAAGAAGCTATTCTGGCTGTTGGTGGGTCCTCCCTTTTGGTGCGTACCGGAGCACTTTATCATGACATTGGCAAAATGGAAATGCCCATGTATTTTATCGAAAATCAATATACCGGCGTTAATCCGCACGATGAATTAAGTTTTGAAGACAGTGCTAAAATCATTACCGGCCATGTGCATAAAGGCATTGAAATCGCCAAAAAAAATAATCTTCCCGATGCATTGATAGATTTTATTCGCACGCATCACGGTACCACCAAAGCACAATATTTTTATGTTTCTTTTTTAAAAAATTTCCCGGGGCAAGAAGTGGATGAATCGATATTTCAATATCCCGGTCCTATTCCGTTTAGTAAAGAAACAGCTGTTTTAATGATGGCCGATTCAGTAGAAGCTGCCTCCCGAAGTTTAAAAAAATACGATGCTGAAATCATTGGCGAATTGGTTGAAAAAGTAATCGATCGTCAAATCGAACAACAACAATTCTTAAATGCAGATATCACCTTCAAAAATATCAATTCCATAAAAAAGATATTCAAGAAAAAATTATTGAATATTCATCATTTGCGGATTGAGTATCCAAAGTGA
- the paaZ gene encoding phenylacetic acid degradation bifunctional protein PaaZ — MKLKNYAAGKWVEGEGAGTILYNAINGSQVAEATSKGLDFKAMMEYARKVGGPKLRKLTFHERALMLKSLALYLTTKKADFYATSAFTGATKADSWIDIDGGIGNLFVYASKGRRELPNETFYVDGKAEMLSKNGSFIGHHICVPMEGVAIHINAFNFPCWGMLEKIAVNFLAGMPAIVKPATVTSYLTEHVTREIIASEILPEGALQLICGSAGDILQHVTEQDVVTFTGSASTGKMLKASPAITENSVRFNMEADSLNCSILGPDATPDTEEFKLFIKEVSREMTIKAGQKCTAIRRIIVHESMTQEVIKAVSSRLKTNVIGDPAVEGVRMGPLASKEQVVDVKEKVKELLKTCEIAYGNMDDFEVSGADKNKGFFMPSVLLHSKHPFDKSGAHSIEAFGPVSTVMSYKTTDEAAELAKLGRGSLVGSVFTADDDFAKDIILGSACMHGRMIVINAQCAGESTGHGSPMPHLVHGGPGRAGGGEEMGGIRGVFHYMQRTAIQGSPTTLTKITNVYQNGSKQKIDTIHPFRKYFDELEIGETLVTKTHTVTEDDIVNFAELSGDKFYAHLQPESLEGTIFKRTVAHGYFVLSRAAGLFVDPPKGPVLLNYGLDECRFTKPIYPGMTIGVRFTCKEKIANDKPLIAANGTEVKVGIVKWLVDIYDASSEEIRKKYEVDISRGDTVGIATILTMVARKEQ, encoded by the coding sequence ATGAAATTAAAAAATTATGCCGCCGGAAAATGGGTAGAAGGCGAAGGTGCCGGAACAATTTTATACAATGCCATTAACGGATCACAAGTAGCTGAAGCCACCAGTAAAGGCCTCGATTTTAAAGCTATGATGGAGTATGCACGTAAAGTAGGTGGGCCAAAATTGCGCAAACTAACTTTTCATGAGCGCGCATTAATGCTAAAATCGCTTGCCCTTTACCTCACCACAAAAAAGGCCGATTTTTATGCTACGTCCGCTTTCACAGGTGCAACTAAAGCAGATTCCTGGATTGATATTGACGGTGGAATCGGTAATTTATTTGTCTACGCCAGTAAAGGTCGACGAGAATTGCCCAACGAAACTTTTTATGTGGATGGCAAAGCCGAAATGCTGAGTAAAAACGGAAGCTTTATCGGACATCACATTTGTGTTCCCATGGAAGGCGTTGCGATTCACATCAATGCCTTTAATTTCCCTTGTTGGGGGATGTTGGAAAAAATTGCAGTGAACTTCCTTGCAGGGATGCCGGCAATCGTAAAGCCTGCAACAGTCACATCATACTTAACTGAACACGTTACCCGCGAAATTATTGCGTCGGAAATATTACCGGAAGGTGCTTTGCAATTGATTTGCGGAAGTGCCGGAGATATTTTACAACATGTTACCGAACAAGATGTGGTAACCTTTACAGGCAGCGCCAGCACCGGAAAAATGTTGAAAGCAAGCCCTGCCATAACCGAAAATTCTGTCCGATTTAACATGGAAGCCGATTCCTTAAACTGCTCCATTTTAGGGCCGGATGCAACTCCCGACACCGAAGAATTCAAATTATTTATCAAAGAAGTTTCGCGCGAAATGACGATTAAGGCCGGTCAAAAATGTACTGCCATCAGAAGAATCATTGTGCACGAAAGCATGACACAAGAGGTGATAAAAGCAGTTAGTTCCCGACTCAAAACCAATGTAATTGGCGACCCGGCTGTGGAAGGTGTGCGCATGGGGCCACTGGCTAGCAAGGAACAAGTGGTGGATGTGAAGGAGAAAGTAAAAGAGCTGCTTAAAACCTGCGAAATTGCTTATGGAAATATGGATGATTTTGAAGTAAGTGGCGCCGATAAAAACAAAGGATTTTTTATGCCCTCAGTTCTTTTGCACAGCAAACATCCTTTCGATAAATCGGGTGCCCACAGCATCGAAGCATTTGGACCGGTGAGCACGGTAATGAGTTACAAAACAACCGACGAAGCTGCCGAATTAGCTAAGTTAGGTCGAGGAAGCCTTGTGGGAAGTGTATTCACCGCAGACGATGATTTTGCGAAAGACATAATTTTAGGTTCGGCCTGCATGCATGGGCGGATGATTGTTATTAATGCTCAATGCGCCGGAGAAAGTACCGGACATGGTTCACCAATGCCTCACTTAGTGCATGGCGGTCCGGGAAGAGCCGGGGGAGGCGAAGAAATGGGTGGAATAAGAGGTGTTTTTCATTACATGCAACGCACCGCAATTCAAGGATCACCAACTACACTGACCAAGATTACAAATGTGTATCAAAATGGTTCCAAACAAAAAATCGATACCATTCACCCTTTCCGAAAATATTTTGACGAACTTGAAATCGGTGAAACCCTTGTTACCAAAACACACACTGTAACAGAAGATGACATTGTAAATTTTGCTGAATTAAGTGGCGATAAATTTTATGCTCATCTACAACCTGAATCGCTGGAAGGAACCATCTTTAAGCGAACTGTTGCACACGGTTATTTTGTGCTTTCGCGCGCAGCCGGCTTATTTGTGGATCCTCCCAAAGGCCCGGTACTCTTAAATTATGGCTTAGATGAATGTAGGTTTACAAAACCAATCTATCCGGGTATGACAATTGGCGTGCGATTTACCTGCAAAGAAAAAATTGCCAACGACAAACCCTTAATCGCAGCCAATGGCACAGAAGTGAAAGTGGGAATCGTAAAATGGTTGGTTGATATTTACGATGCCAGTTCAGAAGAAATCAGAAAAAAATATGAGGTAGATATTTCGCGCGGCGATACTGTGGGCATTGCAACCATTCTTACAATGGTAGCACGAAAAGAGCAGTAA